From the genome of Candidatus Margulisiibacteriota bacterium:
ATTACGGCGGCGGCATCTGCCTTAGGGGGATGTCCGCGACTGTCTCAAACAATACTATCCAAAATAACGAATGCGGCAAAGGGGGCGGGTTGTTTATTCAATTAAGAGACCCTACTAGATCGATCCTGGTCGAAAACAACACCATTACCGGGAACCATGGGTATTCCGATCATGGCGGCGGGGTCTATATTGCCGCTTACAAGGGAAAAATCTCAAATAACAGTATAACCAACAACAGTATCCTTGAAGCATACGGCTGGGCTGGCGGAATGATCATTGACGGCGGCCAATACAGCGGCTTCAATGATACAATTTACCTTGAGCTCTCCTACAATACCTATTCCGGTAATTTTGCCCCTGAAGCGGGAAGCGGTCTATTTATTGACGAGGGGGCAAACACCCGCCTTTACCATGAGTTGATCTATGCCAACACCAGCAATCATGCGACACAAAGCGGCGGGCTTTATGTTGACGGGGCAGTCGGGACCGCCAACGCCAGGACTATTCTGGAGAATTGCACCATCGCCGACAATGTTGGCGGCAATGGAAGCACCGGTCATGCTATTTACATTGAAGGAGGCTCAACAGTTATCGCCAAGAATTGTATTTTCTGGGGAAATCACAGCGATAACACAACCCAATTCCTGGTCAATGGATCTTCCCTGACCGTTACCTATTCCGATCCTCAAGGAAGCTACCCCGGGACCGGGAACATTAATTCCAACCCCCTCTTTGTCGGCGGCGGGGACTATCACTTGCAGTCTGGCAGCCCCTGTCGAAATACCGGCCAGGGGGAAGCCAATATGGGTGTTTACTAGGCTAAGAACGATCATTGGCCTAACGTAAAAAAGAAATCAGCGCTTTGACCAGCGTCAGCGGGGTCGGAGGACAGCCGGGAATATGGAGAGTGACCGGTAAAACGGCGTTGACCCCGCCGGCAATGTAATAAGAGCCCTTGAAAACCCCGCCATTTAAAGCGCAATCGCCGGCCGAGATAACCAGCTTTGGCTCCGGCATCGCGTCATATGTTTTCTTCAGGGCCAGGACCATGTTCTTGGAGACCGGCCCGGTCACCAGCAGGGCGTCGGCGTGGCGGGGAGAGGCGACAAAACTGACCCCGTACCGCTGAAGGTCATAGAGCGGATTGGTCGCGGCGATAATTTCCGATTCGCAGGCGCCGCACGAGCCGGTATCAACCTCGCGGATAAAGAACGATCTGCTGAATTTCGCGGCGATCAGGTCTTTTAATTCCGCGCCGCGTTTTTCATATTCGATCGGCTGGGTCACAATCCCCCGGGCCAGCCGGGCAGCGATCACCTTGTCAAAGACGCTCATAGGTCGTTCCCCGCGTAAGAAAGATTAAAGCTCTTGTTGCAGACCGGAAAGTCGGGAACAATATTATCCAACGCGGCCAGGTTCAAACCAATCCAATTATGGAAAGAGGGATCAACGATCTTGGCCCTTGCCAATTTTCCATCAGTAAACCGAAGCCAGTACAAGACCGGACCGCGCCAGCTCTCCGCCCACCCCAGCGCCCGACCGCTTCCAACCAATGGTTCATCCCCGGCGACCGCCCCCTCGGGAAGCCTCGCGGCCAGCCGTTCTATCTGCCGGACCGATTCTTCAAACTCGTCAAGACGGACCTCAAGCCTGGCCAAAACATCTCCCTTTTCTCTGGAGACGACCTTCAACCCGTCGTAAACTCCGGGAAAAACTTCGCGCAGATCAAGTTTAACTCCGGAAGCCCGACCGGCCAGTCCAATCACGCCAAGGTCTTCCGCCAGCTTTTTGCTCAACGCGCCGGTCGTCTCGACCCGGTCAAGGAACGAGACGCTTGAATAGAGGATTTCGCGCAGGCGCCGAAAATCACGAGCGGCCACGGCCGTTTGGGCCAGCAATTTTTTAACGCTCGCCTGGTCCAGGTCCCGGCTCACCCCGCCTGGTAGATTAACGTGCTTTAAGAAACGACTGCCGGTCAACTCCCCGTTCAAGGCCTGCAGGTTTTCTTTAATAACGGAAGCTTCCGCCGCCGGAAAAGAAAAACCAACGTCCAAAGCGATCGTTCCAACATCGGCAACGTGGTTATAGAGCCTCTCCAGCTCTAAAAAAATCCCTCTTAAATATTCCCCCCGCGGCGGCACCGTGATCCCGCAAGCCCTCTCCACCCCTCTGCAACAGGCCAGGCTGTGGGAGAAAGCGGCGTCGCCGGCGACGCATTCCGAAAGTTTGGCCGCGGAGGCCGCGTCCCGTCCCTCGAACATTTTTTCCACCCCGCGGTGGGTAAAACCGAGACGGCTTTCCAGGTTAATGATCGGCTCACCCGCGACGCTAAATCGAAAATGTCCCGGCCCAATGATCCCGGCATGGACCGGGCCGACCGGGAGCTCAAAGACCCCCTCGCCTTCAACCGGCATAAAAGGATAGTTTCCGATCGGTCCCGGGACCGCCGACTCAAAATCTTTTCTTAATGGATAGCCGCCCGGCCAGACCTCATCGTGAAGGCGGAGGCGCCGGCAATCCGGATTTCCCTCCGGCTCCAGGCCGAACATCTCTTTGATCTCCCGTTCAAAAAGATTAGCCGAGTAAATATCTTTGGCGATCGAGCCAAAGACCGGTCCGGGAACTTTCTGCTCGACAAAATACCACTGGCGCGGTTTCGTTCCAATAAAGCCGGCCCTGATCGTGAACGTTCCCTCGCTTGAGCGGCGATCTTCGGCAAACATCAGCATGACCGTTGAGCGAAGCAGTTTGTGCAGGGCCAGACAGGCCGGCTTAAAATCAACCGGTGAAACCTCCAAATAAACTTCGTTCTCATTGGTCAGCTTGACCGGAACGATCCCCAGCCTGGTCAGTTCAAACAACAACTTTTCCATGGTTATATACCCCGCGTAGTATCGACGACTAAAAGAAGCAAACGGTCGAGCGGTCCCGGGACCCAGACCCCCAGGACCACGATAATTAATAAAAGAAAAATAAAGGCCAGCTTGCCGGCCAGGTCTTCTTTGGCCGGCGGCACTTCAGCCGGCCGCGGCCCAAAGATCATCTTGCCGGCGTGAAAGACCAGCGCGCCAAAGATCACCGTCATAAATAACAAGAGCGATCCGGCGATCAAATACGACCCCCGGCCAAAGGCGGCCATTATGATCATGACCTCGCTCCGAAAAAGGGAGAACGGAGGAAAGCCGGCCAGGGCAAACAAGCCGGCCAGAAAGAAGAGCCCGGTGAATGGAAGAACACGGATCACCCCCCGGATTGAGCTCATGTTGTGGCGGTCGTAGGCTTGAATAATGTTGCCGGCGCCAAAGAACATCAGCGATTTGGCCGCGGCGTGGCCAAGGAGGTGGAGAAAAGCCCCGTACAGGGCCAGCGGACCGCCAAGCCCGATCCCCACGGCAATGATCCCGATATGCTCGATACTGCTGTAGGCCAGTAGCCGCTTGAGGTCCTTTTGCGCCAGGACAAAACCGGCCGCGATAAGCAGGGAAAAAAGACCAAACAATAACATAAGGTGGCTGAAAAATCCAAAGCCGACGCATTTGACGACAATCAAGCCATAGCGGATGATCGCGTAAAGGGCGGTCTTAAGCAGAAGGCCCGAAAGAAGGGCGCTGGCCGGAGAAATCGCCTGGCTGTGCGCGTCGGGGAGCCAGGTATGCATGGGAGCCAGTCCCGCTTTTGTGCCGTAGCCGACAATGATAAAGATAAAGGCTAATTTGACCAGATCGGGGTCGAACCGGCCGGCGGCGGCGGAAAGGTCGGACCAATTCAGACTGATCCCGCCCGTTAAAGAAAACACGTAAGCGAAAAGAATTGTCCCCAGCAAGGCCAAAATGATCCCGACCGAACAGATGATCAAATATTTCCAGGCCGCTTCGACTGAAAACTTGGTATTGTAAAACCCGACCAAAAAAGCGGAGATCAAGGTCGTCAGTTCAATCGCCACCCAGAGCAGGCCAAGGTTGTTGACCATTGTCGCCAGGAGCATCGCCAGGATGAACAGATTAAAAAGAAAATAATAGTACCCGCTCTTTTTATCAGTCACCTTCATCCGCCGCCGCTCGCGCTCCAAAAAACCGATCGAATAAAGAGCGGCCGCGAAAGCGACGATCGTGATGACCAGGACAAAAAATACGGTCAAGGAATCGACAAAAAAGAGCCCACGGGTAAAGGGCTCGGGACGTTCAAGAAAGGCAGCCGAAAAGAAGAGCCCGCAGGAAAGCTCGGCCAGGTAACCCAAAGCATTGATCGCGCCAAACGACCGGGAGCGTCCGATCAGCAGAGCGGCCAGCGCCAAAAACAAAGGTATTAATAATAACGAATAGAGTTCCACTGTTATCCTTTCAGCCGGTTCAGCCGGCTGACGTCAATCCCGGTAAACAGCCGGTTGATCCGGTAAACAAAGACTCCCATGATCATGGCGCTGATAAACACGTCTAAAAAGACCGCGATCTCCACCAGGAAAGGGAGGCCGCCGGCCAGCGCGATCCCCAGGAGAAAGATCCCGTTCTCCATGACCAGCAAGCCGATGATCTGCGCCAGAGCCTTGAGCCGAAAGATCATGATCTGCGTTCCGACGAGCAATAAAGTAAACGCGGCGGTGCCGGAGATCTTGAGCAGAACATCTTCCCCGGGAAAAAGCCGGCCGGAAAACTACCAGGAAAGATAAGCAAAAAATACCGACAGAAGGAGGGAAAGCTGGGGCGTTAAAAAAAAGCCCAGGTCTTCGGAGGCGCCGATCTCCTTGAGAATCCTGGAAAGAAAATAAGGGATCACCCCCCCTTTGACGATCAAGAGGAGAACGGCAATAATATAGATGCCAAATCCTCCTCCGTGCCAGGCTTCGATAAACGCCAGCGCCGCCAGCAAAACCGCCTGCAGGCGAAAAGTACCGATCAAAGCGCCAAACCTTTTCGCCGCGACCAGCGCGAAAGCGGTCAGCAATATTCCATATAAAATATAAGTCATTTATACTCCCAGGGCGGCCGAAATGACCGCCAGCAGAGCGAGGATCCCGGCAAAAAAGAGAAAGTCAACGACCCGGAAAAGCCGCATTT
Proteins encoded in this window:
- a CDS encoding right-handed parallel beta-helix repeat-containing protein, coding for YGGGICLRGMSATVSNNTIQNNECGKGGGLFIQLRDPTRSILVENNTITGNHGYSDHGGGVYIAAYKGKISNNSITNNSILEAYGWAGGMIIDGGQYSGFNDTIYLELSYNTYSGNFAPEAGSGLFIDEGANTRLYHELIYANTSNHATQSGGLYVDGAVGTANARTILENCTIADNVGGNGSTGHAIYIEGGSTVIAKNCIFWGNHSDNTTQFLVNGSSLTVTYSDPQGSYPGTGNINSNPLFVGGGDYHLQSGSPCRNTGQGEANMGVY
- a CDS encoding NADH-quinone oxidoreductase subunit B family protein encodes the protein MSVFDKVIAARLARGIVTQPIEYEKRGAELKDLIAAKFSRSFFIREVDTGSCGACESEIIAATNPLYDLQRYGVSFVASPRHADALLVTGPVSKNMVLALKKTYDAMPEPKLVISAGDCALNGGVFKGSYYIAGGVNAVLPVTLHIPGCPPTPLTLVKALISFLR
- a CDS encoding NADH-quinone oxidoreductase subunit C; translated protein: MEKLLFELTRLGIVPVKLTNENEVYLEVSPVDFKPACLALHKLLRSTVMLMFAEDRRSSEGTFTIRAGFIGTKPRQWYFVEQKVPGPVFGSIAKDIYSANLFEREIKEMFGLEPEGNPDCRRLRLHDEVWPGGYPLRKDFESAVPGPIGNYPFMPVEGEGVFELPVGPVHAGIIGPGHFRFSVAGEPIINLESRLGFTHRGVEKMFEGRDAASAAKLSECVAGDAAFSHSLACCRGVERACGITVPPRGEYLRGIFLELERLYNHVADVGTIALDVGFSFPAAEASVIKENLQALNGELTGSRFLKHVNLPGGVSRDLDQASVKKLLAQTAVAARDFRRLREILYSSVSFLDRVETTGALSKKLAEDLGVIGLAGRASGVKLDLREVFPGVYDGLKVVSREKGDVLARLEVRLDEFEESVRQIERLAARLPEGAVAGDEPLVGSGRALGWAESWRGPVLYWLRFTDGKLARAKIVDPSFHNWIGLNLAALDNIVPDFPVCNKSFNLSYAGNDL
- a CDS encoding hydrogenase 4 subunit F — its product is MELYSLLLIPLFLALAALLIGRSRSFGAINALGYLAELSCGLFFSAAFLERPEPFTRGLFFVDSLTVFFVLVITIVAFAAALYSIGFLERERRRMKVTDKKSGYYYFLFNLFILAMLLATMVNNLGLLWVAIELTTLISAFLVGFYNTKFSVEAAWKYLIICSVGIILALLGTILFAYVFSLTGGISLNWSDLSAAAGRFDPDLVKLAFIFIIVGYGTKAGLAPMHTWLPDAHSQAISPASALLSGLLLKTALYAIIRYGLIVVKCVGFGFFSHLMLLFGLFSLLIAAGFVLAQKDLKRLLAYSSIEHIGIIAVGIGLGGPLALYGAFLHLLGHAAAKSLMFFGAGNIIQAYDRHNMSSIRGVIRVLPFTGLFFLAGLFALAGFPPFSLFRSEVMIIMAAFGRGSYLIAGSLLLFMTVIFGALVFHAGKMIFGPRPAEVPPAKEDLAGKLAFIFLLLIIVVLGVWVPGPLDRLLLLVVDTTRGI